A part of Polynucleobacter sp. MG-Unter2-18 genomic DNA contains:
- the rplA gene encoding 50S ribosomal protein L1, translating into MTKLSKRLKAIESKVDRNKFYALEDALNLVKECATAKFDESIDVAVQLGIDAKKSDQVVRGAVVLPAGTGKHVRVAVFAQGEKAEQAKAAGAEIVGMEELADQIKGGKIDFDILIASPDTMKIVGTLGQVLGPRGLMPNPKVGTVTPDVATAVKNAKAGQVQFRVDKAGIVHASIGRRSFEPAALKSNLLALLEALNKAKPPASKGIYLKKVAVSSTMGAGVRVDQASIQAAQ; encoded by the coding sequence ATGACTAAGTTATCTAAGCGTTTAAAAGCAATCGAATCTAAAGTTGATCGCAATAAGTTTTATGCATTAGAAGATGCATTGAACCTCGTTAAAGAGTGTGCAACTGCTAAGTTTGATGAGTCTATCGATGTTGCAGTTCAGTTGGGAATCGATGCTAAGAAATCGGACCAAGTTGTGCGTGGCGCGGTTGTGCTACCAGCCGGTACTGGCAAGCATGTTCGTGTAGCGGTGTTTGCACAAGGCGAAAAAGCTGAACAAGCTAAAGCTGCTGGTGCTGAGATCGTTGGCATGGAAGAGCTGGCTGATCAAATTAAAGGCGGCAAAATCGATTTCGATATTTTGATCGCATCCCCAGACACAATGAAGATTGTTGGTACTTTAGGTCAAGTATTGGGCCCACGTGGTTTGATGCCAAATCCAAAAGTAGGAACTGTTACCCCTGACGTTGCTACTGCAGTGAAGAATGCAAAAGCTGGTCAAGTGCAATTCCGTGTAGACAAAGCCGGTATCGTGCACGCCAGCATTGGACGTCGTTCGTTCGAGCCAGCTGCATTGAAATCCAACTTGCTCGCATTGCTTGAGGCTTTGAACAAAGCTAAGCCACCTGCATCTAAGGGCATTTATTTAAAGAAGGTTGCCGTAAGCAGCACCATGGGTGCAGGCGTACGTGTAGACCAAGCATCGATACAAGCGGCGCAGTAA
- the rplL gene encoding 50S ribosomal protein L7/L12, with product MAITKEEIIDAVGSMSVMDLNDLVKAFEEKFGVSAAAMAVAGPAGAAGGAAAEEQTEFTVNLLEAGANKVSVIKAVREITGLGLKEAKDLVDGAPKPIKEAVDKKTAEEAKKKLEEAGAKAELK from the coding sequence ATGGCGATTACTAAAGAAGAAATCATTGATGCAGTAGGTAGCATGTCCGTAATGGATTTGAACGACTTAGTTAAAGCGTTCGAAGAAAAGTTTGGTGTTTCAGCTGCAGCAATGGCTGTTGCTGGTCCTGCTGGCGCTGCCGGTGGCGCTGCTGCTGAAGAGCAAACAGAATTTACTGTGAACTTGCTCGAAGCTGGTGCAAATAAAGTTTCAGTAATTAAGGCTGTTCGCGAAATCACTGGTCTTGGCTTGAAAGAAGCTAAAGACTTAGTTGATGGCGCACCAAAGCCAATCAAAGAAGCTGTTGATAAGAAGACGGCTGAAGAAGCTAAGAAGAAGCTTGAAGAAGCTGGCGCTAAAGCAGAACTCAAGTAA
- the rpoB gene encoding DNA-directed RNA polymerase subunit beta, which translates to MNYSFTERKRVRKSFAKRVNNHQVPYLIATQLESYAKFLQAEKPAMSRLTEGLQAAFTSAFPIVSNNGYARMEYVSYQLSQPPFDVKECQQRGYTYHSALRAKVRLIIYDREAPTKVKEVKESEVYMGEIPLMTDNGSFVINGTERVIVSQLHRSPGVFFEHDKGKTHSSGKLLFSARIIPYRGSWLDFEFDPKDILYFRVDRRRKMPVTILLKAIGLNNEQILANFFNFDHFALSANGASMEFVPERLRGQMANFDVLDKNGVIVIQKDKRINAKHIRELEAAKTKNIVVPDDYLVGRVVARNIIDPDSGEILAYANDEITEELLATLRDAGIKQLETIYTNDLDSGAYISQTLRTDETADQMAARIAIYRMMRPGEPPTEDAVEALFQRLFYNEDSYDLSRVGRMKVNSRLGRSEMEGKMVLSDEDILDTIKSLVDLRNGKGEVDDIDHLGNRRVRCVGELAENQFRAGLSRVERAVKERLGQAETENLMPHDLINSKPISSAIREFFGSSQLSQFMDQTNPLSEITHKRRISALGPGGLTRERAGFEVRDVHPTHYGRVCPIETPEGPNIGLINSLALFARLNEHGFLETPYRKVANSKVSDEVVYLSAIEEAKYVIAQANATIDKSGKLADELVSARQAGETMMVSPERIDFIDVAPSQIVSAAASLVPFLEHDDANRALMGANMQRQAVPCLRPDKPLVGTGLERIVAVDSGTVILASRGGIVDYVDANRVVIRVNDDETAAGEVGVDIYNLIKYTRSNQNTNINQRPIVQAGDRVARGDVVADGASTDLGELALGQNMTVAFMPWNGYNFEDSILISEKVVADDRYTSIHIEELSVVARDTKLGSEEITRDISNLAESQLSRLDESGIVYIGAEVEAGDVLVGKVTPKGETTLTPEEKLLRAIFGEKASDVKDTSLRVPSGMIGTVIDVQVFTREGIERDARAQAIIQEELQRYRLDLNDQLRIVEGDAFMRLEKLLIGKVANGGPKKLAKGTKIDKEYLADLDKYHWFDVRPADDEVASQVEAIKSSIEAKRKQFDEAFEEKRTKLTQGDDLQPGVTKMVKVYLAVKRRLQPGDKMAGRHGNKGVVSKIAPAEDMPFMADGRPVDIVLNPLGVPSRMNVGQILETHLGWAAQGIGKRIDEMVRQQAKQAELRKFMKQLYNETGRIEDIDNFTDEQINVLAENLRQGLPFATPVFDGATEAEIGRMLELAYPEEVATSLKMTPSRQQMILCDGRTGDQFERPVTVGVMHVLKLHHLVDDKMHARSTGPYSLVTQQPLGGKAQFGGQRFGEMEVWALEAYGASYVLQEMLTVKSDDVAGRTKVYENIVKGEHTIDAGMPESFNVLVKEIRSLGIDIDMERN; encoded by the coding sequence ATGAACTACAGCTTCACCGAACGCAAGCGAGTCCGTAAAAGCTTTGCTAAGCGAGTAAATAATCACCAGGTTCCATACCTGATCGCAACGCAGCTGGAATCCTACGCTAAATTTTTACAGGCTGAAAAGCCAGCAATGTCCCGTTTAACAGAGGGACTTCAAGCTGCCTTTACATCAGCATTCCCAATTGTGTCCAACAATGGCTACGCACGTATGGAATACGTGTCATACCAGTTGTCACAACCACCGTTTGACGTTAAAGAATGTCAGCAGCGTGGTTACACATATCACTCAGCCTTACGTGCAAAAGTTCGCTTGATTATTTATGATCGCGAAGCACCTACTAAGGTTAAAGAGGTAAAAGAGAGTGAAGTCTACATGGGTGAAATTCCGCTCATGACAGATAATGGCTCTTTCGTGATCAACGGTACTGAGCGCGTGATTGTTTCTCAGTTACACCGTTCCCCAGGCGTGTTCTTCGAACACGATAAGGGCAAGACACATAGCTCAGGTAAGTTGCTGTTCTCAGCACGCATCATTCCTTACCGTGGTTCATGGCTCGATTTCGAGTTTGATCCAAAAGATATTCTGTACTTCCGCGTTGACCGTCGTCGTAAGATGCCTGTCACCATTTTGCTAAAAGCAATTGGTTTAAACAACGAGCAGATCCTTGCGAACTTCTTTAACTTTGATCATTTTGCATTGAGCGCAAACGGCGCCTCAATGGAATTTGTACCAGAGCGTTTGCGTGGCCAAATGGCTAACTTTGACGTGCTTGATAAGAATGGAGTAATAGTCATTCAAAAAGACAAGCGCATTAATGCAAAACATATTCGTGAACTCGAAGCTGCTAAGACTAAAAACATCGTTGTTCCAGATGACTACTTAGTTGGTCGCGTAGTTGCGCGCAATATCATTGACCCAGACTCTGGTGAAATCTTGGCTTACGCTAATGATGAAATCACTGAAGAGTTGTTGGCTACATTGCGCGATGCAGGCATCAAGCAATTAGAAACCATCTATACCAATGATTTAGATTCTGGTGCGTACATTTCACAGACATTGCGTACTGATGAAACTGCAGATCAAATGGCTGCTCGTATTGCCATCTATCGCATGATGCGTCCTGGCGAGCCTCCAACAGAAGATGCGGTTGAAGCTTTGTTCCAGCGCTTGTTCTATAACGAAGATAGCTACGATTTATCCCGCGTTGGTCGTATGAAAGTTAACAGCCGTCTTGGTCGTTCTGAGATGGAAGGCAAAATGGTTTTGTCGGATGAAGATATCCTCGATACCATCAAGTCTTTGGTTGACTTACGAAACGGCAAAGGCGAAGTTGACGATATTGATCACTTAGGTAATCGTCGTGTACGTTGCGTTGGTGAGTTGGCAGAGAATCAATTCCGTGCAGGTTTGTCACGTGTTGAGCGTGCGGTTAAAGAACGTCTCGGTCAAGCCGAAACAGAAAACCTCATGCCGCATGATTTGATTAACAGCAAGCCAATTTCTTCAGCCATTCGTGAGTTCTTCGGTTCTTCACAGTTGTCCCAGTTTATGGACCAAACAAACCCATTGTCAGAGATCACGCATAAGCGCCGTATTTCTGCATTGGGACCTGGTGGTTTGACACGCGAGCGCGCGGGCTTCGAAGTGCGCGACGTACATCCAACTCACTACGGACGTGTTTGCCCAATTGAAACTCCAGAAGGACCAAACATTGGTCTGATCAACTCACTCGCGTTGTTTGCGCGTTTGAATGAGCATGGTTTCTTGGAAACGCCATATCGTAAAGTTGCCAATAGCAAAGTAAGCGATGAAGTTGTTTACCTCTCTGCGATTGAAGAAGCGAAATATGTCATTGCCCAGGCAAATGCAACGATCGACAAGAGTGGCAAGTTAGCCGATGAATTGGTTTCAGCGCGTCAAGCTGGTGAGACCATGATGGTTAGCCCAGAGCGCATCGATTTCATCGACGTTGCTCCTAGTCAGATCGTTTCTGCTGCTGCTTCATTGGTTCCATTCTTGGAGCATGATGATGCGAACCGTGCGTTGATGGGTGCGAATATGCAACGTCAAGCAGTTCCTTGCTTGCGTCCAGATAAGCCATTGGTCGGTACCGGCTTAGAGCGTATTGTTGCGGTTGACTCAGGTACAGTTATTTTGGCTTCACGTGGCGGTATCGTTGACTATGTTGACGCAAACCGTGTCGTGATTCGTGTAAACGATGACGAGACAGCGGCTGGTGAAGTTGGTGTGGATATTTATAACCTCATCAAGTACACCCGTTCAAACCAAAACACGAACATCAACCAACGTCCAATCGTTCAGGCTGGTGATCGTGTAGCCCGTGGTGACGTAGTTGCTGATGGCGCATCTACTGATTTGGGTGAATTGGCTTTGGGTCAAAACATGACTGTGGCATTTATGCCATGGAACGGTTACAACTTCGAAGATTCAATCTTGATCTCTGAGAAAGTCGTTGCTGATGACCGTTACACCTCTATTCATATTGAAGAGTTGTCGGTTGTTGCTCGTGATACCAAGTTGGGTTCAGAAGAAATTACACGCGATATCTCCAACTTGGCTGAGTCACAACTCTCCCGCTTGGACGAGAGCGGTATTGTTTACATCGGTGCTGAAGTTGAAGCTGGCGACGTATTGGTTGGTAAGGTCACTCCAAAGGGCGAGACTACTCTCACTCCGGAAGAGAAGTTACTGCGTGCGATCTTCGGTGAAAAAGCATCTGACGTTAAAGATACTTCTTTGCGCGTTCCATCTGGAATGATCGGTACGGTTATTGATGTTCAAGTCTTCACCCGTGAAGGTATTGAGCGCGATGCACGTGCACAGGCCATCATTCAAGAAGAATTACAACGCTATCGTTTGGACTTAAATGACCAGCTGCGTATTGTTGAAGGCGATGCCTTCATGCGTTTAGAAAAGCTGTTGATTGGCAAAGTTGCTAACGGAGGCCCTAAGAAATTAGCTAAAGGCACTAAGATCGACAAGGAATACCTTGCTGACTTAGATAAATACCATTGGTTTGATGTTCGTCCAGCGGATGATGAAGTTGCCTCACAAGTTGAAGCAATCAAATCTTCCATCGAAGCGAAGCGTAAGCAGTTTGATGAGGCCTTCGAAGAGAAGCGCACTAAGCTTACCCAGGGCGATGATTTGCAGCCTGGCGTAACGAAGATGGTTAAGGTGTACTTGGCTGTTAAGCGTCGCTTACAGCCTGGTGACAAGATGGCTGGTCGTCACGGTAACAAAGGTGTGGTTTCTAAAATCGCTCCAGCAGAAGATATGCCATTTATGGCTGACGGACGCCCTGTTGACATCGTCTTGAACCCATTAGGTGTTCCTTCCCGTATGAACGTAGGTCAGATCTTGGAAACCCACTTAGGTTGGGCAGCTCAAGGTATTGGTAAGCGTATTGATGAGATGGTTCGTCAACAGGCTAAACAAGCTGAACTCCGTAAGTTCATGAAGCAGCTTTACAACGAAACCGGTCGTATCGAAGATATCGATAACTTCACTGATGAGCAGATCAATGTTTTGGCTGAGAATTTACGCCAAGGCTTGCCATTCGCTACTCCAGTGTTTGACGGTGCAACTGAAGCAGAGATCGGACGCATGCTCGAGTTGGCTTATCCAGAAGAAGTTGCTACTTCTTTGAAGATGACGCCTTCACGTCAGCAAATGATTTTGTGCGACGGCCGTACTGGCGATCAGTTTGAGCGTCCTGTAACTGTTGGTGTAATGCACGTCTTGAAACTCCACCATTTGGTCGATGACAAGATGCATGCACGTTCAACTGGACCTTACTCGTTAGTAACGCAACAGCCACTGGGCGGTAAAGCTCAGTTTGGTGGTCAGCGCTTTGGTGAGATGGAAGTTTGGGCCCTCGAAGCATACGGTGCTTCATATGTCTTGCAGGAAATGCTGACAGTGAAGTCCGATGACGTCGCAGGCCGTACCAAGGTTTACGAAAACATCGTCAAGGGCGAGCACACAATTGATGCTGGCATGCCCGAATCCTTCAACGTGTTGGTAAAAGAAATCCGCTCGTTGGGTATTGACATTGACATGGAGCGCAACTGA